The window TGGCAGGCCTTTGAGGTCAAAACGATGTGTGCTGCGATTTATTCGACAGGTACGCTGGCTTCGACACGGCGGTTCTGTGCGCGGCCTTCAGCCGTGGCGTTCGAGGCCGGGTGTTGCGCGGCCGGCTTGCCACACATGAAGGTCAATTCGCGCGGATCCGCCGTCGGTACGGTAGCGTCAACGCGGTCGATCGATTCAAGCAGCGTCACGCCATTTTCTTTACAGGTTTCTTCAGCAACGCGGGCACAGCTATTCGAGCTTTCCAGAAGTCCGTCACAGCTGACGCGGTAGACGAGTACTTTCTGGTTCGCTACGGTGATCGCGTGAAGCGTGTAGGTCGGGCCGGACTGCGAGGTACACGCAGCAAGGAAACCCACAAACGCACCGAGCAACGGCGCGCGGAGATAGTTAAGCAGAGTCGCGTTCATTTTCAGATATTCAGTTGAGGGAAGCGGCACCTTGCGGCGTGAATCGCCGACAAAAGGCGCGCTTCCCGTTGAGTCCGATCAGGTCGGTGGGCGGACGGAACCGAAGTCCCGTCCTAGCCATTACCACTGGTACGATGCGCCCGCGCCGATGGTGGTGCCCGCTGCGCTGATACCCGCGCCGAGCTTGGCCTTCAGGTTCTGCGTGACACGAACCGACGCGCCGATCGCCGTAGCCTGGTAGCCCTTGTAGTTCGCGGTGCCGACACCGACTGCAATGGTCTTGCCCAGGTCGACATCCGGAATCATCGACAACGCGGTTGCTGCTGCCACACCGCTGTATGCACCTCGCGCCACCTGATTCACGCCCGACTGCACAGCTTTGACCTGCTGGTCCGTGTAGTCCTTGGCCGTCACGCCGCCCGGCAGGTTGCCGACAGCCGCGCCGATCGAGTCGTTCATCTGCCCCACGTTGACCGCATCGGTCGCCGCTGTACCGTTCGCGACGTTGGTAATCTGGCGTTCGTTACCGGAAGAACCCACCGACACCGCGTTATCACGATCCGCCACCGAGTTCGCACCCATCGCCACCGAGTTAGCTGCGTTGGCCTTGGCGTTTGCACCCATCGCCGTAGCGTGTGAACCCGATGCGATCGCACCTTCCGTGTCACGGTTGCCGTCGGCGGAGAACATCGGATTGTTCGCCGCTTGAGCCATGTTCGTGACGCTCGAGATCGCCTGGTTCATCTGGCTCACGTTGACCGCGTCGTTGCCGGTCGCACCTGCTGCCACGTTGTGGATCGTCGTGCCGCCGTCAACGCCACTACCCATCGTGATGCTGTTGTAGTTGGTCGTACCATCCGGATTCTTGTCGTACGTCACCGCGGTGTTCGTCGTACCGTTCGGATTGATGATGCCCGACGCCTTCAACTGCGCGACGTTCACGGCGTCCGTATCAGCCGTACCCGCCGCTACGTTGGTGATCTGGCGTTCGTTACCTGCCGCGCCCACCGACACCGAGTTCGCACGATCAGCCACCGAGTTCGAACCCAATGCAACCGAGTTCGCTGCCCGCGACTGCGCGTTACCGCCGATCGCTACCGACTCCATACCCAGCGCTTGCGAATCCGCCAGCGTCGAGTTGGCGTGGAAGTACGTAATGCCAGCGCCGTTGGTGATGTTGTTCAGCGTGTTGTTGATCGCGCTGATATTCGTGGTGTTCTCCGTCACACGGCTGTCGATGTTGGTCACTCGGCCGTCGATGGTCGAGATCGCATCGCCTGCGTTGTGCACTTCCGTGGTCGTACCGTCGATATTGGTCACGTTGTACGTCGGGCCCGTCACTGCGCCGGTGGTCGGGTCGATCGATGCACCGCCGCCCAGACCGTCAACCGCAGCTTTGAACTGGCCGAGATTGACCGCTGCATTGTCGACCGTACCGGCGGCTACGCCCGTCAGCATGCGGTCACCCGTCGTGCCGGTGAAGTTCACTTCCTTGCCGTCCGTGTCCTTGCCCACCGTCAGCTTCTCGCCTGCGGCAGCCTGCTGCACCAGACCGGACGTGCCGTTCATGATGTTGGTGATATCGCCTTCCACATTCGTCACGCGACCGTCGATGTTGGTCACTCGGCCGTCGATGGTCGAGATCGCATCGCCTGCGTTGTGCACTTCCGTGGTCGTACCGTCGATATTGGTCACGTTGTACGTCGGGCCCGCCATTGCGCCGGTGGTCGGGTCGATCGATGCACCACCGCCCAGACCGTCAACCGCTCCCTTGAGTTGACCGAGATTGACCGCCGCGTTGTCGACCGTGCCAGCCGCTACGCCCGTCAGCATGCGATCGCCCGCCGTGCCGATGAAGTTCACTTCCTTGCCGTCGGTGTTCTTGCCGACCGTCAGCTTTTCGCCTTTCGACGCCTGCTGCACCAGACCAACCGTACCGTTGCTGATGTTGTTGGTGATGTTAGTAATCGCCGAGCTGTTGTCGGTGGTACGACCGTCAAGGTTGGTGATCGCATCGCCAACGTTGTCCGCATTCGTCTTGCTGCCATCGAGCTTGTATTTCGGCTTCGCGACCTTGCCGTTAGCGTCCACAGTGGAACCGCCGCCAAGCGCGTCGGCTTCGGCCTGCGACGCTGCCGTCAGTTGACCAAAGTTGACCGCATCTGTTGCGGCTGTGCCGGCTGTTACGTCCGCAATCTTGTTGGTCGCCGACACGCCGTGTTTGGCGCTGAACAAGCCTGCCGTCGCATCCCACTGCAACGAATCCTTCTGCAGGCCGTTGATGTTGGTGTTGATCGTCGTGATGTCGCCGGCGTTCTTCGTGGTCGCACTGTCGATCTTCGACAATGCTGTGCCGACGTCAGTCGCCGTCTGGCCCTGCACCGTGTAGGTCGGGGCTTTGATCGTGGCGTCAGCGTTGACTGCCGAACCGCCGCCCAAGGCCGTTACCGCGCTTTGTGCCGTGCCGTAAAGCTGCGAGCCGTTGATCGCGTCAACGCTCGTGGCATTCACCGCACCCTTCGCGACGTTCGTCAACTGACGTGCGCCGGCCGTGCCGAGGAAGTCCACTATCGAACCGTCGGTGGCCTTGCCAACCGTCAGCTTCGCGCCCTTCGATGCCTGCTGCACCAGACCCGTCGTGCCGTTGTTGATGTTGTTGGTGATGGTGCTGACATCGCCAGCCACGCCGTCGATACGGCCGTCCAGTGCGGTGACCGCACCGTCGACACCCACTGCGTCCTTGCCGCCGACCTTGTACTTCGGCTTGGTGATCGTGCCGTCGGCATTCACCGTCGAACCGCCGCCCAGTGCTGCCGCTTCGCTTGTCGATGCTGCCGTCAGCTGGCCGAAGTTGACCGCATCGGTTGCTGCCGTGCCCGCTGTCACGTTCGCAATCTTATTCGTCGCCGACGTGCCGTGTTTAGCGCTGAACGAGCCTGCCGCCGCATCCCACTGCAGCGAATCCTTCTGCAAACCGTTGATGTTGGCGTTGATCGTCGTGATGTCACCGGCGTTCTTCGTGGTCGCGCCGTCGATCTTCGACAACGCCGTGCCGACGTCAGTCGCCGTCTGGCCCTGCACCGTGTAGGTCGGGGCTTTGATCGTGCCGTCAGCATTGACTGCCGAGCCACCGCCCAGTGCGCCCGTCACGCCCTTGAGTTGCGATATGTTCACTGCGTCGGTGTCAGCCGTTCCCTTGGCCATGTTCACGACCTGGCGCAGCGCGCTGGCGTTGCCCACCGATACCGTATTCGCACGATCGGCCACTGAGCTGTTGCCCAGCGCGACGCTGTTGTCGCCCGTCGCACTTGAGTTCGTACCGAGCGCCACGCCCCACTTGCCGTCCGAGCTTGCACCGCCCCCAACCGCAATCGAGTCCGCACCCTTCGTGGTGGAATCGGCCAGCGCGCTGTTAGTATGGAAGTACTTGATGCCACCACCGTTGGTGATGTTGGTCACCGTGCTGGTGACGTTGCTCACGTTCTGGTTAGTCGCATACAGCTGCGAGCCATTGACCGCATCCATGCTCGACGCCGACAGCGCGCCTGCCTTTACGTTCGTGACCGTCGTGCCCGTTGCACCACCACCCAGCGTCACCTTGTCCTTCGCCGTGCTGTCGTACGCCACGAACGCGTTCGTCACGTTGCCTGACGTGTCCGTGCTCAGGCCTGCGGCCTTCAGCTGCTTGATGTTCACCGCGTCCGTGTCCGACGTACCCGCCGCCACGTTCACCAGCCTCTTGTTCTTCACGTCTGCATTACCGCCCGTCGCGCTGAACTGCACCGCGTTCGCTGCCGCCGTCGATGCCGCATCCGCCGTCGTCTGCGCCGTCGACGCTGCCGTCTTCGCTGCGTCCGCCGTGTTCTGTGCGGTCGTCACGTTGGCATTGGTCGCGAACAACTGCGAACCGTTCATTGCATCAGTGCTCGACGCCGACAGCGCGCCCGCTTTCACGTTCGTGAGCGTCGTGCCCGTTGCGCCGCCCGTCAGCGTTACCTTGTCCTTCGTCGTGCTGTCGTACGCCACGAACGCGTTCGTCACATTGCCCGACGTGTCCGTGCTCAGACCTACGGCCTTCAGTTGCGCCACGTTCACTGCATCGGTGTCAGCCGTGCCCCTGGACACTCCCTTCAACTGACGCGCACCCACCGTCCCGGTGAAGTCCACCGTCGTGCCCGCCGTCTTGCCCGCTACCGTGATCGCCTTGCTCGTCGCGTCCTGCTGCACCAGACCAACCGTGCCGTTACTGATGTTGTTCACCGTCGTGTTCAGCGTCGTGATGTCGCCCGCGTTCTTCGTCGTCGCCGTGTCCAGCGCGCTTAACGCCGAACCCACATCAGACTTCGTCGCACCCTGCACCACATAGCTCGGTGCGCTCACCGTGCCGTCCGCGTTCACGCTCGCGTCGCCGCCCAGATCCTTCGCCACGCTGCCGGCCACGCCGTACAGCTGCGAGCCGTTCACCGCGTCCTTGCTGGCTGCGCTCACTGCGCCTGTCTTCACGTTCGTGATCGTCGTGCCCGTTGCGCCCGCCAGCGTCACCTTGTCCTTCGTCGTGCTGTCGTACGCCACGAATGCGTTCGTCACATTGCCCGACGTGTCCGTGCTCAGACCCGCGGCCTTCAGCTGCTTGACGTTCACTGCATCGGTGTCCGACGTGCCCGACGCCACGTTCACCAGTTTCTTGTTCTTCACGTCTGCATTGCCGCCCGTCGCGCTGAACTGCACCGCGTTCGCTGCCGCCGTCGATGCCGCATCCGCCGTCGTCTGCGCCGTCGACGCTGCTGCCTTCGCTGCGTCCGCCTTGCTCTGTGCGGTCGTCACGTTAGCGTTCGTCGCAAACAGCTGCGAACCGTTCACCGCATCCATGCTCGTCGCCGACAGCGCGGCCGCCTTCACGTTCGTGATCATCGTGCCCGTTGCGCCACCACCCAACGTCACCTTGTCCTTCGTCGTGCTGTCGTACGCCACGAACGCGTTCGTCACATTGCCTGACGTGTCCGTGCTCAGACCCGCGACCTTCAGCTGCTTGACGTTCACTGCGTCCGTGTCCGACGTACCCGCAGCCACGTTCACGATCTGACGCTGCTTCGTCGAATTACCCACCGATACTGTGTTGCTGCGATCCGCGACTGACGAATTGCCCAATGCCACGCTGGATGAGCCGCTTGCCGACGTCAGGTTGCCCAGTGCAACTGCACCCATCCCATTCGCAATAGCCTGGGTACCGACCGCGAGGTCGCGTGTGCTCGCGTCAGTACCCGCGTAAGCGGAAGCTGACGAACCTACACCAATCGCGATCGTGCCGCTGCCACCGGAAAACGCATCGTCCGTACCGTCGTTCTTGCCGCCAGTAATCTTCATATAGCGCGAGACAGTGCCGTTGTTGATGCTATTCACCGTCGTCTGCAGGTTTGAGACGTTCGTGTTGGTCGTGAACAGTTGCGAGCCGTTCACTGCATCCGTGCTCGTCGCCGATAGCGCACCTGCCGCCATGTTCACAATCTGACGCTGGCTCGTGCTGCTGCCCACCGACACAGTGTTCGCAACCGTCGCTGCCGAGTTGTCGCCCAGTGCAACCGAATGGTTACCCGTAGCGCTTGCGCCCTTGCCCATTGCCACCGCGCCGCCGCCGTCGACGTAACTCGACGCGTATGAGTTCGGCCCAACAGCAACCGCATTGATGACCGCTGCGCCGCCGCCAATGTTGCCGCCCGTCAGTGTGGCTACAGTCGTATTCGTCGCAAACAGTTGCGAACCGTTCACCGCATCCGTGCTCGTCTCCGACAGCGCACCTGCCGCCATGTTCACAATCTGACGCTGGCTCGTGCTGCTGCCCACCGACACAGTGTTCGCAACCGTCGCTGCCGAGTTGTCGCCCAGTGCAACCGAATGGTTACCCGTAGCGCTTGCGCCCTTGCCCATTGCCACCGCGCCGCCGCCGTCGACGTAACTCGACGCGTATGAGTTCGGCCCAACAGCAACCGCATTGATGACCGCTGCGCCGCCGCCAATGTTGCCGCCCGTCAGTGTGGCTACAGTCGTATTCGTCGCAAACAGTTGCGAACCGTTCACCACATCCGTGCTCGTCGCCGACAGCGCACCTGTCTTCACGTTCGTGATCGTCGTGCCCGTTGCGCCGCCTGCCAGCGTCACCTTGTCCTTCGTCGTGCTGTCGTATGCCACGAACGCGTTCGTCACGTTGCCTGACGTGTCCGTCGACAGGCCAGCGTTCTTCAGTTGTTTGACGTTAACTGCGTCCGTGTCCTGCGTGCCCGCCGCCACATTCACAACCTGACGCTGCATCCCCGCATTACCAACTGAGACCGTGCCGGAGCGATCCGCAAGCGAAGCCGATCCAAGAGCGACTGCATCGCTGGCGGAAGCGGTCGCGCCCTCACCTAACGCCGTTGCGCCCTTGACGTTCGCAAGAGCGAACGAGCCCACTGCAGTTGTATTGTCATGCAACGCCTGAGCGCCCCCGCCGATGGCGGTCGTGAAGCCCCAGCCTGAAGTGCCAAAGCCGCCGTTGCCGCTATCGCCCTTCGCAATCGCGTTTTCGCCGATGGCTGTGTTATAGCCTCCATCGTACGCGCCACCGAGGGCCTGTGCCCCACCACCGATTGCAATGTTTTTTCCGTATATGGCCTGCGCATTGGTACCGATGGCGATGGTGTCGGCGTTACCCAAAAAGTTCGAGTTCGAAACAGCACCAGTACCGATGGCAATAGCACCGGAGCCGGTAGCTGTGCCGCCGTCAAGCGCACCTGCGCTAACATCGATCGACGCGCCCGCCAGCATCATCGCAACCACGAGCGCCTTCCTACTCTTACTCTTCTTCCCCCGACTCTTCGCCACTTCCGGCGCAGCCACATACGTCCCGGCACTTTCATTCCAAATGGTTTTATACGACTTGTTCACGATTTCATCCTATTGAAAATGTGATAACTGGCTCTGTTCCGCGTCGGGCAAAGTGCGCGCTGCACGCGTGTCAGTCGGTTACCGAAGGAATGAAAAAGTGGTCGTGCGAATGAAAAATTCCGAACTATCTCACTAATCCTTCGGCTGATATTTAGAATATAGATTGGGGCGCATCGGGGTTTAATAGGACAGATCTTAAAGAGGATTAGATGCAGCTTAAATTATCCGTTTCTGAACGACTGCCTTGTTAATATCTGACAAAAATTTATGTCATGACATGACACTCTTACGTGTCAACGCCTTTACTCAGCACGGATTTATTAGGAATAGTCCGAAATAACGCAAGAGACGAAGCCACCCGATCCGTGCTCTTCGATTGACAAACAGAAAACATCAACTCAACGCACAACATCGGTTTCACAAGGCCAATACACACCTTAGTTTTCATCCCGACAAATAAGATTTTTCTTAGGCTAAATTGGGAAAACCACTCTTAAAATTGTTACCTATCAACCGAGACGACAAATTGCTTCGACCAATATTAAAAATCATTGACACGCCTCGCTTTTCACGAACAAAAAACACATTCAGCTATCCAAAATTAAATAATCCATCAAATTTAATAAAACAGGTTAATTACCCACCAAAGGAACCGCCATGAAACACGTACTCCGCCTAGTCGCCTTCGTTTCGCTTGCGCTTTCAGCAGCATTCCCAGCGCATGCCGGCGACCATGACGAAGAAACACTGAAGTCGCTCGAACAAACCTGGATCACAGCCTCATCGAACACCGATCGCTCGACGCTAGACAAACTCCTGGACGATTTCTTCATCGATACGACGCCGAGCGGCGCTCGTCGTAGCAAAAGTGACGTGCTGCTCGCTCCGCCCCCGCCTCCGAGCTCGACGCAGACCCTAGTGAACCTCGAAATCCGCGTGAACGGCGATACAGCCATTGTCACCGGCACCAATCACTTCACTCCAGGCGCGAACGCCCAGCCAAGCGACTACTCGTTCACCGATGTTTTCGTCCGCAGAGAAACTGGTTGGCGTGCCGTCTCAGCACAAATGACGCGCAAGTAATCGCATAACCAGACCGGACAAAGAAGTGAGCAGCACAGCTAGAAATCTAAAGCGCACGGGCAACCCCGTGCCGCACGCGCGACATATCAGAGCCTCATTTCCACAGGATTCTTGCTCGCGCAACTGTACAAGTTATCCATCCAATCAGGAAATGAACGTGAAGAAACGCCTAGCCTTCCTAACCACCCTCGGCCTGTCCACCTGTGTGCTGGCCGTCGGCCTGCGCACCGAGGTCCAAGCCGAAGCCACCTTGGTTTCAATCGAACAGATGTGGGTCGACGCCGCCGCTCGCGGCGACCGCGCCACACTCGACCAACTACTCGACAACTCATTCGTCGAAACCATGCCCAACGGCGCGCGCCGCAGCAAAGCCGACCTGCTGTTCGCCCCCGCGCTGCCGCCCGGCGCCGCGCAGTCGCTCGGCGATCTGAAAATACGAGTATTGGGGAATGTCGCGATGGTGTCCGGCGTCAATCACTACACGCCGGCATCGGGTTTGAAAACGATCGATTACGCGTTCACCGACCTGTATGTGCGACTTGGCGACACCTGGCGTGTAGCGTCGTCACATACGACTCTCGGGTCGGTGCATAACGTCTGACAGTGTGGAGCGTTGCGCTCCCACCCAAAGCCTAAAACGGCTTGATCACCACCAGCGCCACCGCTGCCAGCATGCCCAGCACGGGCAACTCATTGAACATCCGATACCACTTATCCGAACGCTTATTTTCGCCGCGTTCAAAAGTCCGCAGCAACACACCGCAGTAAGCGTGATAGATGATCAACAACACCACCACGCCGACCTTCGCGTGAATCCAGCCCTGGCCGCGGCCAATGCCGATCACCAGCCACAGCCAGATCCCGCAGGCCAGCGCCGGCACCGCAATGAACGTCATGAAGCGAAACAGTTTGCGCGCCATGATCAGCAAACGCGCCGTTGCGGCGGGCTCCGTTTCCATCGCCAGATTGACGAAGATGCGCGGCAAATAGAACAGGCCGGCAAACCAGGAAGCAATCAGGACGATGTGAAACGTTTTGACCCAGAGCATCGGCGGTACCTGTGGCTATGCGATTGTTGACTGCGTTGATTGGGGAACAAGCGCGACCGCATTGCACAGCCGCACTTGTGTCATGCGCCCGCCGAGGCGGCGCAGCGCTTATTGACGGCCTTCGCCCTGCCCAAGCACAACGTACTTCAGCGACGTCAGCCCTTCCAGACCCACCGGCCCACGCGCATGCAGCTTGTCGTTCGAGATGCCGATTTCCGCGCCCAGGCCGAATTCGAAACCATCGGCGAAACGCGTCGACGCATTCACCATTACGCTCGCCGAATCCACTTCGCGCAGGAAACGCATCGCGCGATCGTGGTCTTCCGTGACGATTGCGTCGGTGTGGTGCGAGCCGTATTCGTTGATGTGCTCGATCGCCGCATCCAGACCATCGACGACCTTGATCGCCAGCACCGGCGCGAGATACTCGGTGCGCCAGTCTTCTTCGGTAGCGTCGACGAGCGGCGTCACGCCCGCGTCGGACAACACCGCCCGCGCCGCCGCATCCACGCGCAACTCGACTTCCTTCGCGCGATACAGCTTGCCCAGCGCCGGCAGCATCTCAGCCGCGAAATCACGCGCGACCAGCAGCGTTTCCATCGTGTTGCAAGTGCCGTAACGGTGCGTCTTCGCGTTATCGCAGACGGTCAGCGCTTTCGTCAGATCCGCGCGGTCGTCCACATACACATGACAGATGCCGTCGAGGTGTTTGATCATCGGCACGCGGCCTTCTTCGATCAACCGTGCGATCAGGCTCTTGCCGCCTCGCGGCACGATCACGTCGACATATTCGGTCATCGTGATCAGCTTGCCGACCGCCGCGCGATCCGCCGTGGCCACGACTTGCACCGCGTCTTGCGGCAACCCGGCCGCTTCCAGCCCTTCGCCGATCAGCTTCGCCAGCGCCGTATTGCACTCAAGCGCTTCCGAACCGCCACGCAGAATCGTCGCATTGCCCGATTTCAGGCAAAGCGCGGCGGCGTCGATCGTCACGTTCGGCCGCGATTCGTAGATGATGCCGATCACGCCCAGCGGCACGCGCATCTGGCCGACCTGAATGCCGCTCGGCCGATACTTCATGTTGCTGATCTCACCGATCGGATCGGCCAGGCCGGCAACTTGCCGCAGACCTTCGACCATCGTCTTCAGCGCTTTGTCCGACAGCGTAAGACGGTCGATGAACGCCGCGTCGTGCCCTTTGTCGCGAGCCTTGGCCAGGTCGCGCGCGTTGGCTTCTTTCAGCAGCGCGGCATCGCGTTCGATCGCGTGAGCGACAGCCGCGAGCGCGGCGTTCTTCGCCGCCGTCGACGCCCGCGCCATTGCACGCGATGCGTGACGGGCGCGGCGGCCGAGGTCGGTCATGTACTGGTCGATATCCATGGAGATTCTCTTGGTGCCGCGCACGCTCAGGCGCAGCGGACGGACAGAATTAGCGAAACATCAAAAGATTGTAAGACGGGTGGAGGTGATTTGCTTGAGGCGGCGGTCTGAGCGAATCAGGGGCGCTCAGGCCGCTCAAACTGGCCGGCGCGCGGGCGCGGCGGCTCCGCTTCGAGCCCGCGGCGGCGGCACAGCCGCCGTTTTCGGCGACGCCACTGTCATCGCCAGTTCGAACAGACCGTCCCACGGATCAGGCGGCGGATCGTTACGATGATTCCCCCGTGTTCCGCCGGACAAACCCTTCACCTGCCGATCCAGCTTGGCCGCCAAAGCAAGCGCCTTCTCCAGCGCGCCTTCGGTGACGCGCGACAGCGCCGGCCCGATCAGCCGCTCGCGCGGCCCCCATACACGGTTCTCGCGCACCAGCATCGCAAGCGGTTTGCCCGCCTCGACGCCGCGCTTGATCCGCAGCAGCGTGCGCACTTCTTCGACAACCGCCCACAGCACCAGCACCGCCGCCTCGCCTTCGCCACGCAGCCCGTCGAGCATGCGCGACAAACGGCCGACATCGCCGGCGAGCATCGCCTCGTTCAGCTTGAAAACGTCGTAACGCGCGACGTTCAGCACCGCGTCCTGAACCTGGTCAAAACTCAACGCCCCCGCCGGATACAGCAGCCCGAGCTTCTGAATTTCCTGATGCGCCGCCAGCAGATTGCCTTCCACCCGTTCGGCGATAAAGGCCAGCGCGCGCCGCCCTTCTTCACCGGCTGCAACTCGTTGTCCCTGCGCCGCGAGCCGCTGGCCGACCCAATTCGGCAACTGGGCGCGCTCCACCGGATCGATCTTCAACGCGACGCCCGCATCGGCCAGCGCCATGAACCACGCCGATTTCTGCGTGGCCGCGTCGAGTCGCGGCAGCGTGACCATGGTCAGCACGTCGTCGTTGACGGCAGCGGCAAGCGCCTTCAACGCATCCGCGCCTTCCTTGCCTGGTTTGCCCGACGGAATCCGCAATTCGACCAGTTGACGGTCACCGAACAGCGACATCGACTGGCTCGCGCCCAGCAGCGAACTCCAGTCGAAACCGCGCTCGACGGTGAACACCGAGCGATCGGTGAAGCCGGCCGCGCGCGCCGTCGCACGAATGCGGTCGCACGCTTCCTGCGCGAGCAGATGCTCGTCGCCGAACACCACGTACAGGCCGGCGAGTCCTTTGGCGAGATGCGCTTCGAGCGCGTCAAGTCGCAGTTGCATGCGGACCGTCCGGCGAAGTTGAACGAAGCACCACGGTCACAGCGGCGGCGGCGGCAACGGCGCGCGCGGCGACACCGCCGGCACTTCCTGACCCGGCGCCGGATGCAGCGAGCGCACGATCGACAGACGGCGCGTGAGCTGGTCGATCGCGTCGTTTTCCATGTCGGCGAACAGGATGTCGGCTTCCGCTGCCTTGGCTTGCGAATACTGGTCGCTATAGGTCATCGCGCGGTTCAACGAGATCACGCTCGACGGAATCAACACTGTGCCGTCTTTCCCGACCAGTGAGTAACTCATCGAGAGGTTCATCTGATACTCCTCGACCACGCCCAGCGAATTCAGCGTCAGCGTGCTGACGCCACGGCCTTCGGAGATTTGCAGCGTGGCGTCAGCGTTCGTGTACGAAGTGACCACCACCGTATCGCTGCCACCCTGCACCATGCGCGTAAGCCGCGCCGCGGCCGACGCTGAACCGCCGGAGATGAACAGGCGTTTAAACGCGTAGTCCTGCTGGCCGCGCAACTGGAAGCCGCAAGCGGACAACATCAACACGCTGCAAGCCAGCGTCAATACCATTCTGCGAGTCACATTGGCTCCTGGTTCGCAGTAGATTCCGCAGCGAGAGACAGGCGCCACCGTGCGCGACC is drawn from Burkholderia sp. 9120 and contains these coding sequences:
- a CDS encoding nuclear transport factor 2 family protein; protein product: MKHVLRLVAFVSLALSAAFPAHAGDHDEETLKSLEQTWITASSNTDRSTLDKLLDDFFIDTTPSGARRSKSDVLLAPPPPPSSTQTLVNLEIRVNGDTAIVTGTNHFTPGANAQPSDYSFTDVFVRRETGWRAVSAQMTRK
- a CDS encoding YadA-like family protein, with the protein product MQRQVVNVAAGTQDTDAVNVKQLKNAGLSTDTSGNVTNAFVAYDSTTKDKVTLAGGATGTTITNVKTGALSATSTDVVNGSQLFATNTTVATLTGGNIGGGAAVINAVAVGPNSYASSYVDGGGAVAMGKGASATGNHSVALGDNSAATVANTVSVGSSTSQRQIVNMAAGALSETSTDAVNGSQLFATNTTVATLTGGNIGGGAAVINAVAVGPNSYASSYVDGGGAVAMGKGASATGNHSVALGDNSAATVANTVSVGSSTSQRQIVNMAAGALSATSTDAVNGSQLFTTNTNVSNLQTTVNSINNGTVSRYMKITGGKNDGTDDAFSGGSGTIAIGVGSSASAYAGTDASTRDLAVGTQAIANGMGAVALGNLTSASGSSSVALGNSSVADRSNTVSVGNSTKQRQIVNVAAGTSDTDAVNVKQLKVAGLSTDTSGNVTNAFVAYDSTTKDKVTLGGGATGTMITNVKAAALSATSMDAVNGSQLFATNANVTTAQSKADAAKAAASTAQTTADAASTAAANAVQFSATGGNADVKNKKLVNVASGTSDTDAVNVKQLKAAGLSTDTSGNVTNAFVAYDSTTKDKVTLAGATGTTITNVKTGAVSAASKDAVNGSQLYGVAGSVAKDLGGDASVNADGTVSAPSYVVQGATKSDVGSALSALDTATTKNAGDITTLNTTVNNISNGTVGLVQQDATSKAITVAGKTAGTTVDFTGTVGARQLKGVSRGTADTDAVNVAQLKAVGLSTDTSGNVTNAFVAYDSTTKDKVTLTGGATGTTLTNVKAGALSASSTDAMNGSQLFATNANVTTAQNTADAAKTAASTAQTTADAASTAAANAVQFSATGGNADVKNKRLVNVAAGTSDTDAVNIKQLKAAGLSTDTSGNVTNAFVAYDSTAKDKVTLGGGATGTTVTNVKAGALSASSMDAVNGSQLYATNQNVSNVTSTVTNITNGGGIKYFHTNSALADSTTKGADSIAVGGGASSDGKWGVALGTNSSATGDNSVALGNSSVADRANTVSVGNASALRQVVNMAKGTADTDAVNISQLKGVTGALGGGSAVNADGTIKAPTYTVQGQTATDVGTALSKIDGATTKNAGDITTINANINGLQKDSLQWDAAAGSFSAKHGTSATNKIANVTAGTAATDAVNFGQLTAASTSEAAALGGGSTVNADGTITKPKYKVGGKDAVGVDGAVTALDGRIDGVAGDVSTITNNINNGTTGLVQQASKGAKLTVGKATDGSIVDFLGTAGARQLTNVAKGAVNATSVDAINGSQLYGTAQSAVTALGGGSAVNADATIKAPTYTVQGQTATDVGTALSKIDSATTKNAGDITTINTNINGLQKDSLQWDATAGLFSAKHGVSATNKIADVTAGTAATDAVNFGQLTAASQAEADALGGGSTVDANGKVAKPKYKLDGSKTNADNVGDAITNLDGRTTDNSSAITNITNNISNGTVGLVQQASKGEKLTVGKNTDGKEVNFIGTAGDRMLTGVAAGTVDNAAVNLGQLKGAVDGLGGGASIDPTTGAMAGPTYNVTNIDGTTTEVHNAGDAISTIDGRVTNIDGRVTNVEGDITNIMNGTSGLVQQAAAGEKLTVGKDTDGKEVNFTGTTGDRMLTGVAAGTVDNAAVNLGQFKAAVDGLGGGASIDPTTGAVTGPTYNVTNIDGTTTEVHNAGDAISTIDGRVTNIDSRVTENTTNISAINNTLNNITNGAGITYFHANSTLADSQALGMESVAIGGNAQSRAANSVALGSNSVADRANSVSVGAAGNERQITNVAAGTADTDAVNVAQLKASGIINPNGTTNTAVTYDKNPDGTTNYNSITMGSGVDGGTTIHNVAAGATGNDAVNVSQMNQAISSVTNMAQAANNPMFSADGNRDTEGAIASGSHATAMGANAKANAANSVAMGANSVADRDNAVSVGSSGNERQITNVANGTAATDAVNVGQMNDSIGAAVGNLPGGVTAKDYTDQQVKAVQSGVNQVARGAYSGVAAATALSMIPDVDLGKTIAVGVGTANYKGYQATAIGASVRVTQNLKAKLGAGISAAGTTIGAGASYQW
- a CDS encoding CopD family protein translates to MLWVKTFHIVLIASWFAGLFYLPRIFVNLAMETEPAATARLLIMARKLFRFMTFIAVPALACGIWLWLVIGIGRGQGWIHAKVGVVVLLIIYHAYCGVLLRTFERGENKRSDKWYRMFNELPVLGMLAAVALVVIKPF
- a CDS encoding glutamate-5-semialdehyde dehydrogenase, yielding MDIDQYMTDLGRRARHASRAMARASTAAKNAALAAVAHAIERDAALLKEANARDLAKARDKGHDAAFIDRLTLSDKALKTMVEGLRQVAGLADPIGEISNMKYRPSGIQVGQMRVPLGVIGIIYESRPNVTIDAAALCLKSGNATILRGGSEALECNTALAKLIGEGLEAAGLPQDAVQVVATADRAAVGKLITMTEYVDVIVPRGGKSLIARLIEEGRVPMIKHLDGICHVYVDDRADLTKALTVCDNAKTHRYGTCNTMETLLVARDFAAEMLPALGKLYRAKEVELRVDAAARAVLSDAGVTPLVDATEEDWRTEYLAPVLAIKVVDGLDAAIEHINEYGSHHTDAIVTEDHDRAMRFLREVDSASVMVNASTRFADGFEFGLGAEIGISNDKLHARGPVGLEGLTSLKYVVLGQGEGRQ
- a CDS encoding nuclear transport factor 2 family protein gives rise to the protein MKKRLAFLTTLGLSTCVLAVGLRTEVQAEATLVSIEQMWVDAAARGDRATLDQLLDNSFVETMPNGARRSKADLLFAPALPPGAAQSLGDLKIRVLGNVAMVSGVNHYTPASGLKTIDYAFTDLYVRLGDTWRVASSHTTLGSVHNV